From Dendropsophus ebraccatus isolate aDenEbr1 chromosome 10, aDenEbr1.pat, whole genome shotgun sequence:
aaaagtagattaaTAAAAATTATGCAAGTATGATATAGTTAGTTAACCTATTTGTTACCACATTGCAGACTTGCATGTAATACTATACCTGTCCTTAACTGGGTACCCAGTTATGGTTGTTGCTCTGGTTGGTGCCAGGGTGTATAGGCTCAAAGTTGAAATCCAGGCCACCTTCATCCATTAACTCATTGTTAATTATGTATTCCATGTCACATTCCAAATTCTCAAGGATCATGTCCATGTCCAAATCTGTGGGAAGACGTTCTGACGTTGCACCAAAGGAATTTGGTTTAGGGGATGGCatagaagaggctggaggaagcCCTAGCATTGTAAGAGTATTAGGAGGCACCAAAGCATTAAGAGAAATAGTTGGTTGCTCAGGTGTCTTACCTTTACTCTGACCACCTAACATTAATAGATTGTGTGCTCCACTCTGTCCCAGAACAGGATCAACCTGTGTCATCATAACATTACTAGGTGGAGGAGAATCTGAAGTCAAAAGAGCTTCCAGAGTCTGTGGCCGCTGAAACTGTCCAGAAGGGCCTCGCACTGGAGACACATCCGTTGGGCCAAACAGAGAGTTACCAAATGACAGAGTTTGAGGTGTATGTATTGAGAAATTGGGGGCTCCTTGCAACAGAGGCTGTGATGCAGGTAGTGGTGCTCCTGAAGACAGCATTGTTAAGCCGTCAATAAGCTCCAATTCCTCTGAAACAGTAGGGGGTACACTGTTCGAGAAGCTGAGTGAAGAGTGGAGCTCTTCATCAGCAACATCATCAGGTTCAGTCAAAATAGGTGATAGACGAACACTGAGATTACTAGCATTGGAGCCTGTGCGCGGTCGAAAACTGGTCCACACATCAGGATCATCCCCGCTGCGTGAAGAAGGGCTGCCAGGCCATTTAGGGGGTTGTGAGCCAGGGCTTCCTGCAGAAGATTCTCCAGGACCTTGAGCTTTTTTCTTAGAAACTTTGCTGCGCACTTTTGCAAGCTTGCTGCTGTTGTCCATGGATGCTGCTCTTCTACGTGGTGCTTTACCACTTTTCCCACCTTCCGGGTTCAGCATCCACCAAGAGCTTTTACCTGTTGCTTCATTGTGTACTTTAATAAACTTGCTGTGCAAAGAGAGGTTATGGCGGATTGAATTCTGTAAAAAGAAGTACATTAAATTACTTAAGGGAACAAGGATGGGCCATAGGTGTTTGCAAAATGAAAagcaacatagaaaaaaaaatgatattctgAAAAACATTATGACTAGTTTTTGTCACTAACAGCATAgcagaagactctaacctgctgttacctcctacttacttttttttttaccttcaacCTTGCTATTTTCACTAAAACTTGACTGTAaccaatatgcaaattaggtggaGGCAGGATAACCGCCCGCAACAtacgggatctgcagcagatttgaagattTTATGCTTCAGATGGAAtaccgcatcaaatctgcggcagatcctgtacatgtgaatggaccctaaaagaGGATTTCTGCTCCAAAACTTGGAACTTCCCATATATTAGTAAAAGAGAATATTTAAATTCTGTTTAAATTTTGCAGTTGGTTTTGCAAGCCAATTTCATGTTAACATTAGAATACAGACTTTAAAGCCACCCAATTTTACAGGTAAAAATCTTGCAATAATGCAAAGCCATTATTCAGTAGTCAATTGCAGTAGTCAAACCGGCATATCTGCATGGTTTTCACTGTGAGACTCTACCCTGAACTAGAAGTTCCATTGTAGAATCGCTCCCAGAGACAAATACAACATGAGCACAGCATGTCCTTGTTGTGGAAGGACCAGTAAATGCACTACAGACCTGGAGGAACTCCATGTGCCACCATGTGATGCCTTCCTGAAGCAATATTTCAGGGCTAGAACACCTCTGTAATACGGGAAATCAATCTTTTCTTAGCAGTAATAAAATCTCCATGTTATTTTAATGCCTAGCATAATTAAAGAGGCATTTTGGTTAAATAAAATGACATGATATTGAAAGCCAAATGTAAGAGCTTTTCTGACCATCATGTATTATTTTATTTGCTCTGTTTCCTCGTTCTCATATGTCAAGTCAACCCCTGGAAGAGCTGTAAAACAACCTCTGGGCCTTGTTAGTCTCATTGCCCTTCTCCCCCTTACTTTCAGGTCATGGAACATGTAATCTGTCTCCACAAGAGGCCTTGCTTGCTCTAGTGGGCAATTGTAGTGGGCCCCCTCTTGACGTCACCGCTGCTTCCCATGACATCCACTGATGTATCAAAAGCTTGGCTCTGGGCCCTTCACTAAGCGTTCATTACCCAAATTTCCCTTGACCAcaaaaacttaaagcgactctgtacccacaatctgaccccccaaaacacttgtaccttcggattgctgcttttaatccaagatctgtcctggggtccgttccgtTCGGAAGGTAAtgtggttattgtcctaaacaacttTTACACTTTCAGCCCCATGCCAACGACCAGGGCTTAGaatatctatgccctaactttgcaccacccctctgtccctcctccccgccctcttcatcattaggaatgccactggaacaatttctcctgtctgaacattgcacaggtgccttaacgatccagtccatgttcagtattcacacagctgatgaataagagacaatctgcctagagcattcctaatgcatagacattctaagcccgggccattgggcacagggctgcaagtttaaaagttgtttgttaggacaataactgcatcacctgccaaacggaccccaggccagatcttggattaaaagcagctatccaaaggtacaagtggtttgggggggggggggggctgtcagattgtgggtacagagtcgctttaacataccAGTTATGCTTGCTCTATTTTACTAAGCCATACGCTTCCTTAGATTTATAACAAGAATCTGAGAAAACATCAGGTTGAGAGGCAAAAGGATGGTATTCTCAATAAAATGGAGTAAAATAAAAAAGGTCATCAGAAAGTACAATTGGTCCTATAAAAACATTAGGTCTCATGTGGTTCTGTAGAGTCATCCGGATTGCAGAGACCCGATCACTAGATATTAAGTGGGTAAAGAGCATCATAGCACTCTCCACTCCCTGTCTGGCCACACAATGTGACtcgttccattatagtctataaagCAAATAAGTCAGATTTCATGGCTGGCCAGGGAGGGACACATGCTACTGTGTGCTTCACCCACTCATAACTAGTGCTCGCAGCAATACCCAGTGTAATCCAAACATATCTGAACAATGTGAAAACTTTAGATAAATCACTATACTGTTTTAAGGGGTTACATTTCAGTTGAATAAGATGGCACTATAAAACTAAAAGAATTCAATTCGcaaatccccctgccccccaaaaAACCCTTAAGTCTTGGCCTCTAGGAGTCTCACTTCCCTGCAGTCTGGGGTCCACTGCCTGTTAGGCTCAGTCCATCTGTAGTTAGAGACAAAGCTGCCTTCTCCAGAGGATCCACGCTATGAATATAAGGTAAATTCAAGGCTTCACTCTCATCTTTGAACACTTAAAGGAACTTTCCATCTTAATCCCCTAtttcacaggtcgtttagaggagcaaacaagcactctcagcgctcgtttgctactcgttccccgctcgctgctgctgccgctattcaacgcggcagcagcgagcaggtgagtgtggAAAGGGCGGTGGGgatctgcggggggggggggggggggggctgcctgggggatcgctgatcgtcctggcagcccatgggatacagcagtgtctgctgccgatgctcctattcaacggagcgacggcagaagatcactgctgtatcagtcgcttgtttttcaacatgttgaaaaacaagcgactgcaacgatcagccgacatgaacgatgttggctgatcgttgcactctattccacgggacgaatatcgtccgtagcggctgatatcggccgataatcgttccgtggaatactGCCTTTAGGATAACCTCTTCAAACATGTTTTGTACACAATACAATTTTGAAATACCTGCAGTGCATGATATGGGAGAACTATTGGGAGAAAG
This genomic window contains:
- the FOXO4 gene encoding forkhead box protein O4 produces the protein MEGTEATPVDIDPDFEPQSRPRSCTWPLPRPELSVAGPAAPSEESRADPPDVPSLLSAEADDRVLADGLLPAGVTPRKGGSRRNAWGNQSYAELITQAIESSPEKRLTLSQIYEWMVKTIPYFKDKGDSNSSAGWKNSIRHNLSLHSKFIKVHNEATGKSSWWMLNPEGGKSGKAPRRRAASMDNSSKLAKVRSKVSKKKAQGPGESSAGSPGSQPPKWPGSPSSRSGDDPDVWTSFRPRTGSNASNLSVRLSPILTEPDDVADEELHSSLSFSNSVPPTVSEELELIDGLTMLSSGAPLPASQPLLQGAPNFSIHTPQTLSFGNSLFGPTDVSPVRGPSGQFQRPQTLEALLTSDSPPPSNVMMTQVDPVLGQSGAHNLLMLGGQSKGKTPEQPTISLNALVPPNTLTMLGLPPASSMPSPKPNSFGATSERLPTDLDMDMILENLECDMEYIINNELMDEGGLDFNFEPIHPGTNQSNNHNWVPS